Proteins encoded within one genomic window of Amycolatopsis nigrescens CSC17Ta-90:
- a CDS encoding thiolase family protein — MTAEVFVLDAVRSPFGRYGGALSGIRPDDLAAHTLRALSGRNEFDPAEVDEVILGDANGAGEDNRNVARMAALLAGWPTSVPGATVNRLCGSGLDAVMQASRAIAVGDASLVVAGGVESMSRAPWVMLKPEKGFPAAPQTLHSSTLGWRMVNPAMPEQWTISLGESTERLAERYRVGREAQDEFAVRSHRAAARAWDEGFYDTHVVAVPGTELNRDEGIRPDSTPEKLAGLKPAFRPDGTVTAGNSSPLNDGASAVLLGDKVTASRLGKQPLARIAGRGAAGVDPDVFGIGPVRAAEIALERAGIGWSDLTAVELNEAFAAQSLACLADWPELDPEIVNVNGGAIAIGHPLGASGGRILGTLAHELRRRGGGWGLAAICIGVGQGLAVVLEA; from the coding sequence ATGACTGCTGAAGTGTTCGTACTGGACGCGGTGCGGAGCCCGTTCGGCCGCTACGGTGGCGCGCTGTCCGGGATCCGCCCGGACGACCTGGCCGCGCACACCCTGCGCGCGCTGAGCGGGCGCAACGAGTTCGATCCGGCCGAAGTGGACGAGGTGATCCTCGGCGACGCCAACGGTGCCGGCGAGGACAACCGCAACGTGGCCAGGATGGCCGCCCTGCTCGCGGGCTGGCCGACCTCGGTGCCCGGTGCCACGGTCAACCGGCTCTGCGGTTCCGGCCTGGACGCGGTGATGCAGGCGAGCCGGGCGATCGCGGTCGGCGACGCGTCGCTGGTGGTGGCCGGCGGCGTCGAGTCGATGAGCCGGGCGCCATGGGTGATGCTCAAGCCGGAGAAGGGTTTCCCCGCCGCGCCGCAGACCCTGCACTCCAGCACGCTCGGCTGGCGGATGGTCAACCCGGCGATGCCGGAGCAGTGGACGATCTCGCTCGGCGAGTCCACCGAGCGGCTCGCTGAGCGCTACCGCGTCGGCCGCGAGGCGCAGGACGAGTTCGCGGTGCGCAGCCACCGCGCCGCCGCGCGGGCCTGGGACGAGGGTTTCTACGACACGCACGTGGTCGCCGTGCCCGGCACCGAGCTGAACCGCGACGAGGGCATTCGCCCGGATTCCACCCCGGAGAAGCTGGCCGGGCTCAAACCGGCCTTCCGGCCCGACGGCACGGTCACCGCGGGCAACTCGTCACCGCTGAACGACGGCGCCTCCGCGGTGCTGCTCGGGGACAAGGTCACCGCGAGCAGGCTCGGCAAGCAGCCGCTGGCCAGGATCGCCGGCCGGGGCGCGGCCGGGGTGGACCCGGACGTGTTCGGCATCGGGCCGGTGCGCGCCGCCGAGATCGCGCTGGAACGGGCCGGGATCGGTTGGTCCGACCTGACCGCGGTGGAGCTGAACGAGGCCTTCGCCGCCCAGTCGCTGGCCTGTCTCGCGGACTGGCCCGAACTGGACCCGGAGATCGTGAACGTCAACGGCGGCGCCATCGCCATCGGCCACCCGCTCGGCGCGTCCGGCGGCCGGATCCTCGGCACCCTCGCGCACGAGCTGCGGCGCCGGGGCGGGGGATGGGGCCTCGCCGCCATCTGCATCGGGGTCGGCCAGGGCCTCGCCGTGGTACTGGAGGCGTGA
- a CDS encoding CoA-transferase subunit beta, with protein MIDYSVDGNYSADEMMSVAAARALGDGMSCFVGIGLPSTAANLARRTHAPKLALIYESGCLGAKPTRLPLSIGDGELAETADAVVSVPEVFNYWLQPGRIDVGFLGAAQLDRFGNINTTVIGSDYDDPKVRLPGAGGAPEIAASCREVFIVLRQNTRAFVEQVDFITSFGHGSGKGDRARLGLPGAGPTLVVTDLGLLRPDPETSELTLTEVHPGVEPEQVRAATGWRLKVAENLATTPAPTGEELAVLRALKAA; from the coding sequence ATGATCGACTACAGTGTCGACGGGAATTACAGTGCCGACGAAATGATGAGCGTGGCCGCGGCAAGGGCGCTGGGGGACGGAATGTCGTGTTTCGTGGGCATCGGCCTGCCCAGCACGGCGGCCAACCTCGCCCGGCGCACGCACGCGCCGAAGCTCGCGCTGATCTACGAGTCCGGCTGCCTCGGCGCCAAGCCGACCCGGCTGCCACTGTCCATTGGGGACGGTGAGCTGGCGGAGACCGCGGACGCGGTGGTCAGCGTGCCGGAGGTGTTCAACTACTGGCTCCAGCCCGGCCGGATCGACGTCGGTTTTCTCGGCGCCGCCCAGCTGGACCGGTTCGGCAACATCAACACCACGGTGATCGGCTCCGACTACGACGACCCGAAGGTGCGCCTGCCCGGTGCCGGTGGCGCGCCGGAAATCGCCGCGTCCTGCCGCGAGGTGTTCATCGTGCTCCGGCAGAACACCCGCGCCTTCGTCGAGCAGGTGGACTTCATCACCTCGTTCGGCCACGGCTCCGGCAAGGGCGACCGCGCGCGGCTCGGCCTGCCCGGCGCCGGGCCGACCCTGGTGGTCACCGACCTCGGGCTGCTGCGGCCCGACCCGGAGACCAGCGAGCTGACGCTCACCGAGGTGCACCCCGGCGTCGAGCCGGAGCAGGTGCGCGCGGCCACCGGCTGGCGGCTCAAGGTCGCCGAAAACCTCGCGACCACACCCGCGCCCACCGGCGAAGAGCTGGCGGTGCTGCGTGCGCTGAAGGCCGCATGA
- a CDS encoding CoA transferase subunit A: MAELVSLAEGVRELVHDGDLVALEGFTHLIPVAAGHEIIRQGRRELTLARMTPDIVYDQLIGAGCARKLIFSWGGNPGVGSLHRFRDAVQNSWPVPLEIEEHSHAGMANRYVAGASGLPFAVLRGYTGTDLAEHTDTIKPISCPFTGERLTAVPALNPDVTIVHAQRADRAGSVQFTGITGVQKEAVLAAKRALVTVEEIVDELEPRPGAMVLPGWAVTAVAEVPSGARPSYAAGYYERDNSAYQDWDAISRDRAEFKKWLAETVGVTA, translated from the coding sequence ATGGCCGAGCTCGTTTCACTGGCCGAAGGGGTGCGCGAGCTGGTGCACGACGGGGATCTGGTGGCGCTGGAGGGTTTCACCCACCTCATCCCGGTCGCGGCCGGCCACGAGATCATCCGCCAGGGCCGCCGGGAGCTGACGCTGGCCAGGATGACCCCGGACATCGTCTACGACCAGCTGATCGGTGCCGGCTGCGCGCGGAAGCTGATCTTCTCCTGGGGCGGCAACCCCGGAGTCGGCTCGCTGCACCGGTTCCGCGACGCGGTGCAGAACTCCTGGCCGGTGCCGCTGGAAATCGAGGAGCACAGCCACGCCGGGATGGCCAACCGCTATGTCGCGGGCGCGTCCGGGCTGCCGTTCGCGGTGCTGCGCGGCTACACCGGCACGGACCTGGCCGAGCACACCGACACCATCAAGCCGATCAGCTGCCCGTTCACCGGCGAGCGGCTCACCGCGGTGCCCGCGCTCAACCCGGACGTCACCATCGTGCACGCCCAGCGCGCGGATCGCGCCGGTAGCGTGCAGTTCACCGGGATCACCGGCGTGCAGAAGGAAGCCGTGCTCGCGGCGAAGCGCGCACTGGTGACGGTGGAGGAGATCGTGGACGAGCTCGAACCGCGGCCGGGCGCGATGGTGCTGCCGGGCTGGGCGGTGACCGCGGTGGCCGAGGTGCCGTCCGGGGCGAGACCGTCCTATGCGGCCGGCTACTACGAACGGGACAATTCGGCCTACCAGGACTGGGACGCGATCAGCCGGGACCGTGCCGAGTTCAAGAAGTGGCTCGCTGAAACGGTGGGGGTCACGGCATGA
- a CDS encoding 2-hydroxyacid dehydrogenase, with protein MSERPRIVVTREIPEPALEILRAAGEVWVSGADRALAPGELREAVAGASAVVSMLQDRIDGEVADAAGENLRVVANVAVGHDNLDVAGLAAREVLVTNTPGVLTEATADLAFGLLLAVTRRLGEAERLLRDRRPWSFHLGFMLGTGLQDKTLGIVGLGQIGQAMARRARAFGLRIVYSGRSRSDAETALDARYLPFDELLSESDVVSLHCPLTPDTRHLIDAHALAAMKPGAFLVNTTRGPVVDEPALAAALRDGVIAGAALDVFEREPEVDPGLLELDNVVLSPHLGSATVETRTAMAVLAARNVAAVLAGSPALTPVPSP; from the coding sequence ATGAGCGAACGGCCACGAATCGTGGTGACCAGGGAGATTCCCGAGCCGGCGCTGGAGATCCTGCGCGCGGCGGGCGAGGTGTGGGTTTCCGGGGCCGACCGCGCCCTCGCCCCCGGCGAGCTGCGGGAAGCGGTGGCCGGCGCGTCAGCCGTGGTGAGCATGCTCCAAGACCGCATCGACGGCGAAGTCGCGGACGCGGCCGGGGAGAACCTGCGAGTGGTGGCCAACGTCGCGGTCGGTCACGACAACCTGGACGTGGCCGGGCTGGCGGCCCGCGAGGTACTGGTGACCAACACGCCGGGGGTGCTCACCGAGGCCACCGCGGATCTCGCCTTCGGTCTGCTGCTGGCCGTCACCCGGCGGCTCGGTGAGGCCGAGCGGCTGCTGCGCGACCGCCGCCCGTGGTCCTTCCACCTGGGTTTCATGCTGGGTACCGGACTGCAGGACAAGACGCTGGGCATCGTCGGCCTCGGCCAGATCGGGCAGGCGATGGCCCGCCGCGCCCGCGCCTTCGGCCTGCGGATCGTCTACTCAGGACGGTCCCGCTCGGACGCGGAGACCGCGCTGGACGCCCGGTATCTCCCGTTCGACGAGCTGCTGTCCGAATCGGACGTGGTTTCGCTGCACTGCCCGCTGACCCCGGACACCCGGCACCTGATCGACGCGCACGCGCTGGCCGCGATGAAGCCGGGCGCGTTCCTGGTGAACACCACGCGCGGCCCGGTGGTCGACGAGCCCGCGCTGGCGGCCGCGCTGCGGGACGGGGTGATCGCCGGCGCGGCGCTGGACGTGTTCGAACGCGAGCCGGAGGTCGACCCTGGCCTGCTGGAGCTGGACAACGTAGTCCTCAGCCCGCATCTCGGCTCCGCCACCGTGGAGACCAGGACCGCGATGGCCGTGCTCGCCGCCCGCAACGTCGCCGCCGTCCTCGCCGGCTCCCCCGCCCTCACCCCGGTCCCGAGTCCGTGA
- a CDS encoding iron-sulfur cluster biosynthesis family protein, translating into MLAMTDAAAEAISALTAQQGQDEAGGLRFAVQNEQQEGAQLALSVAPAPEDGDQVLGTDGGGKVFLEPQAAAFLDDKVLDVQQDDQGQLNFAVLQRTDET; encoded by the coding sequence ATGCTCGCCATGACAGACGCCGCCGCCGAGGCGATCAGCGCACTGACCGCACAGCAGGGCCAGGACGAGGCCGGTGGCCTCCGTTTCGCCGTGCAGAACGAACAGCAGGAGGGCGCGCAGCTCGCGCTGTCCGTCGCACCGGCGCCGGAAGACGGTGACCAGGTACTCGGCACCGACGGCGGGGGGAAGGTCTTCCTCGAACCGCAGGCCGCCGCGTTCCTCGACGACAAGGTGCTCGACGTCCAGCAGGACGACCAGGGCCAGCTGAACTTCGCCGTCCTCCAGCGAACCGACGAAACCTGA
- a CDS encoding GtrA family protein — MTTIRWMPGPARPAPARTHEVGHHVAWYVLAGAITTGLQSALFLLAQPAFGSFAANLASIAVTTVANTEFHRRVTFADTPSRPARRHLQSVLTFLFYAGYGSVVLASLHVLDPGYSATEEATVLAAASVLGGVARFVLLRWWVFARTAR; from the coding sequence ATGACCACCATCCGGTGGATGCCAGGGCCGGCCCGGCCGGCACCCGCGCGAACGCACGAAGTCGGCCACCACGTCGCCTGGTACGTGCTGGCCGGCGCGATCACCACCGGGCTGCAGAGCGCGCTGTTCTTGCTCGCACAGCCGGCGTTCGGCTCCTTCGCCGCCAACCTGGCCTCGATCGCGGTGACCACCGTGGCGAACACGGAGTTCCACCGCCGGGTCACCTTCGCGGACACGCCGAGCCGCCCCGCCCGCCGCCACCTGCAGTCGGTGCTGACCTTCCTGTTCTACGCCGGCTACGGCTCGGTGGTGCTGGCCTCGCTGCACGTGCTGGACCCCGGCTACTCGGCCACCGAGGAGGCGACGGTGCTGGCCGCGGCCAGCGTGCTCGGCGGGGTCGCGCGGTTCGTGCTGCTGCGCTGGTGGGTTTTCGCCCGCACCGCCCGGTGA
- a CDS encoding YidH family protein — MADTERTETEPDYRFTLANERTFLAWIRSALGLLAGGVAVDQLVPLPSGSWVRTVLALGCVALAATLAATSYPRWRRVQTAMRRGDPLPRSRMLPVLATGVLLIAGFAAALVIAG, encoded by the coding sequence ATGGCGGACACCGAACGCACCGAGACCGAACCGGACTACCGGTTCACGCTGGCCAACGAACGCACCTTCCTGGCCTGGATCCGCAGTGCGCTCGGCCTGCTGGCCGGCGGGGTCGCGGTGGACCAGCTGGTGCCGCTGCCGTCCGGCTCCTGGGTTCGGACCGTGCTCGCGCTGGGCTGCGTCGCGCTGGCGGCGACGCTGGCGGCGACCAGCTACCCGCGCTGGCGGCGGGTGCAGACCGCGATGCGGCGCGGCGACCCGCTGCCCCGGTCCCGGATGCTGCCGGTGCTCGCCACCGGCGTGCTGCTGATCGCGGGCTTCGCGGCGGCTCTCGTGATCGCCGGATGA
- a CDS encoding DUF202 domain-containing protein, whose translation MTDGAQRQRTGLAWQRTALGAAGCTLLLAHAAGKQDWGIGLLPVVFGAITTVMLSGAGRRRERALRADNPTTPINRSTIKVTAVMVVMTVVSALPLLR comes from the coding sequence ATGACGGACGGGGCGCAGCGGCAGCGGACCGGGCTGGCGTGGCAGCGGACCGCGCTGGGCGCCGCCGGGTGCACCCTGCTGCTCGCGCACGCCGCGGGGAAGCAGGACTGGGGGATCGGACTACTACCCGTAGTGTTCGGCGCAATCACCACAGTGATGCTGTCCGGGGCCGGCAGACGTCGTGAGCGAGCGCTCCGGGCCGATAATCCGACAACCCCGATTAATCGTTCCACGATTAAAGTCACGGCCGTCATGGTTGTGATGACCGTGGTTTCTGCGCTTCCGCTGCTGCGTTGA